The sequence GCTTCCAGGTGGgtacaaccagtgagtccttcttaaaggagcaatgctctcTAAAATCACTGGAGGTGCTAGGTGCCTCATCTcatcttaaaggtcacatattatgcaaataccttttagaaaatttgtgctgaaacaagctgttctcatgatgtcatgtggagaaTTAGCTCCGCCCcaaggttcagttggccctccccattTGGAAGAAAGTCCCACCCTCCTCTCTTGATCCTcatcacatccatttcctgagaggggcggagtcagacagctcatcaacatttaaagccacagacaaagaaacagggctgaaaaagaggttttttttttttaacgatatgcaaaaatccaatacttaagtgttttttcagcaacacacttcacaggcatattttagggacctctgagaacaatataaacttgtcttaaagggggaaatatgtgacctttaaaaatactgaaagatCCCTTAAAATGTTTCATATATATAAAATGCTCAGCTCAGCAGGAAAGGCAAATGTCACCTGCACTTACTgtacatattttcttttctttttttttttgtttgcaagtTCATTTATCTTTGGTTAACTTCATcaaatatccaaacagaaagtcaatCCTCCTTGGtttaacattacaaaaaagtGAGATTCATCGTGAATATTTAGCTTCAGTTTTTTAGTTTGACTTAAATTGTTTTTCCAGTGTCTGACACTCCGTCATCATTCATTAATGTTTAATGTGAACCTCTTCTTTCAACTCCCTCAGCATCCGTTTCTACAGCCTCAACCTCTACGTTcttatgttttaatttaaaaaaaaaaaaaaaacaaggtccACACATCTGGTTTTCAGACTCAGTTTTGtatctttacttttaaaattcaacttcatCGCCTTCGTTCTCAGCACAGAGttctgcagagaaaaagagaagagagttCAGTTCTGTCTGGAATCCTCCGTTTATGTTTCAGTTCATTCTTCTACGTCTGAACACGACTCACCGTGCTCTGAGTTGTAGTGGAAGTCTGGTTCTCCTGTGAAACCCAGACAGCCAGCCTGCTTCTTGAACTGTTCTATGTCTGACTCCTCCACGGTTGACTTGTTGGCTGGAAACcaacaaaaaaagggaaagagaaTTAAAGAGATATTACAGAAATAATTGTCTTATTTGAGCTGTTTTTCTTACTCATCAGGTAAATAGCACGAGCATGGTTCATCTCCTCTGCGTTCTCATCAAGAATGCTGCTCATTCCCAGCTTCTGAAGAGTCCTGGGAAGGTCTGTGAAGGTGTAGTTGACGCTGGAGACCATACATCCCTCACAGGCTGGCAGGGAATTGGACTTGGTTGTGATGTTCCCCACTGAGGACAGAAAGCATGCAGATGAATGGACGAGCTGTCCCTTTATCTGGAGCACACTGTCAGCCTGCTCCTAGACTCAAATAAAGATGTAGTTCACTGCATGGTAGAGATGTGACCGTAATGTTAATTTCATCATAGACCCGTAAATAGAGAAACATGTGGagtctgtctgtggctacccTGAGCTTTACAACACAACGTGCCTGCTCTAACGGCACAGGAATAAAAAGGATTCCAGATTTAGAAAATGActtccttaaagggatacttcaacattttggcaaaatcgcccattgccataatccctttttgctttagttgttggtgcaagctttttttagatctgggggaaTGATAAACCAGCTGCTCAGCAAACGCTATGGagacagacggtattttttgcttcccctcatcaaactcatcaaatacacaatccaacaactccaaaacgctctcgtggacaagttgtgccCTGCACATTTACCACGCTTTGAGACGATCATGTAACATTATGAAACAAAGTTGTTTCAGAGGCATAtccaaagccggaactacactccagacatggctgctgggCGGAGTGATTTCAAAAGCGCACATTTAGTGCAGGTACTTCCGTCAACAAAACTTGAACTGAAGCCGGTCTGATCATGGCGGACTTTGTGATGGACAACGAGgactacttttttttaaccaaccaagacccacacccacacagaaGAAGAGTTGCAGGTTTTggaaggagagagagcaagaAGAGAGACCGAGGCTGCTGAACAGCCAGGAGCTGAGGAGAGACTCAGAGCCAGCATGGATTGGTGGTGTAAATGTAGGGCTTGCCAACCTATACCTACAGAAACAGTGTCTGTGCTGTTCTGATTGGTATTTGGTGCTACCATCAATTGAAAGGCTTGACCTATCTGCCTCTGGTGAAGAGGACCGTGCAAGAACGTGTGTCACCACCTTGGAGGATTTTGCAGCCCTATCCAATCCTGCAGTCATTGAAACATTTTTCCATCTACCAAAACTCAACTGGAAGAAATGACCCAGGCCGGCCGGAGCAAATGGGCAGTTGTCTGTCGATTAAGTTACTTATCTTGATGCATATCACACATAGTGTATAACTATTCTATAGTATAAACAAATTATGCATCACTCTTCTGCTTGTTACCGTAACATCTTACAATACGTGTATAAACCATGATTATGTAAGATGATGCACATCACTCTGTAAACTTTTTCAAACTTTCCAAACTTTCTGCTACGTCCAGCCAATGATGAGGtgtgcactgtgtcactccgcccagtggtttactcggaaagtagttcagagtatttgcttcatgtgtggtaatgttacataattatacgttatttcatagcgtggtgaatgtgcaggtcacaacttgtccacaggagcgttttggagttgctggATTGTATGTTTGATGAATTTGATGAGGggaagcaaaaaataccgtctgtctccatagcgttagctgagcagctggtATACCAgtcccccagatctagaaacagcttgcactgacaactaaagcaAACAAACCTTTTATTAAGaagaattatggcaatgggcgattTTGCCAAAacgttgaagtatccctttaaactcTCAGAAATGTGGAGGTAGCAGATAGAAAATCTGACATCTTGACCTGATCTGGCGCCTACATGGCCGACACTGCACGGTCAGATTTAAAGGAGTTGTTCAAAAATATTTACACAATTCAgttgcatttttgtttcaacATTCTTagggtgaatcccatttctaccccttaacccttccccttATACCTTTGTGTACCTCTTccccttgccccttgaaacaaATTGATAAGTGGTAGGGGTGAAACCCGTCCTTTAAGAAACGagacgccacttgattgctgttgatcatcacacattgctgataaacagctgcgtcatcagaggtgactataaagctttgaccatcACATTCATACTGCGTTGATCTTCTCCACTTATTTATGCAATTAATAACACTCGTTTACACGTGTAGataacaaaaatacaataaacttaAATCCTCCGTGGCTATAGattaaatttatgagaaaatacaactgttgtgttttctataatcattatgccgaaaatatttttaatttttatcttcattattttttcatttatgcgTCTCCTTTGTagtctgttgtgccatttcgCAATTGAACGCAGTGGATGgaggggaaattcatcataccccttggtttcaagtgtgttcctgaaaaatctttgtttaaagggctatgtagcccttaGCCCTTGGCCCTACCCCTCGATTCAGAAGAGAATTGGGACACGACTTCACCTGATGTGAATGCCCAAAACCAAGGGgcagggctaagataagggcttaGGGATAGAAATGGGATTCATCCTTAGACTCACTGACTTCCAGAACCAGCATTTTAAACCTTCAGTGTCATGTCAGATCACGTGGCTTACTTTCCATATGTGCAACGCCATCCTCAACAGATATCGATACTTTGGCTTTCGAGGAATAGCAAGTTCCATTCctggaaaaagagagaaagtaaAATATTTAGAGTTCATACAGGTTCAGGTTGGATTTTAGAGTTAGAAAGATTCTCTGTAAACTGTTGTGACTTAGCAGTTCAGCTTTTAAAGCTAGACAGAGAAATTAAGTAAGTTGGAGAGTCTATCCTCTCAGGCCCTGCCCTCCCCTCTTTTCCCTGTCTCCTTTTGTGGAATGTGCTACAGTCATCGGATTATGAATACCTTTTGTCAGTTTAGACAttaatatcttgtctttgtgctgttgCGTTCCACTGTCCCAGATTTTTTGATATTCTTGTTTGTGATATGTGAGTAACTGATGTAATCATTCTGTAGATTATCGTATCAATTTGTAGATTATCACCACCATTTGGTGCTGGAAGAGCTTTACAGTGCATCTAGAAAGAACCCAGGAAAAAGAATATGAACTGATTGTTATATACTCACATCCTGTTTCTTTGGATCATGGCGAGGTCATTTGGGCCTGCTGGTCCCTGAGTCACGTTCATCCAGGAGCTCTGCATAATCTTCAGGATGGCGTTCAGGTCCTTATGATCAGTGTAACCCATGATGGTGTGCATCTTACCATGGAACTGGAAGACGCCAGTGAAAAAGTCTcagaaattttatttatttacagaaatagaaatacagattttttttttttttatatatatataagccatttggacccatgccaaaatcccaacaggaagtctacCAGCTCTGCCCCAATTTCACAAGAACTCAATTATTTTGGACAATTAcacactgaaaactgatgtgGAGATCATTCAGTGATCTTCAGAATGTTATGGCAACACGTCAGTGTCACACTGAACACGCCCACATGAAAACGTGTCATCATGGCGCCCcctactgccaacaggaagtgatgcaaatgggTAATTTCTGCATTGGTCTTAGTGTGTTGAACctatcatgctctgatttttACATGAAGTCCCCAGTATCTGTCCCTACATTGACATGGTCCATTAACAGACACCCCAGTGGTCATGTCcaccattttgatccttcgccattagacaggaagtgggtcaaTTCTGTGTTATACTTACTGTGTTGAACCTATAATGCTCTAATTTTCACCTGAATTCATCAATAGCTCTCCTAATGTTGACATGACTCATTAACAGATGCTCCAGTGGCCATGTTTATCCTTCGccattggacaggaagtgggtgtaactctcaAATGAAACACCTGATgcccttcaaatttcacatgtatgatcagggtctgcctctCTACAAATTTCAATGTTCATTTCATGGATGTGctatagcgccccctactgtaaGATGCCATTAGTACATCCACAATAAAAATTCcaatatttttatgattttacatgataaatagtCCTTCTTTTATCACCTTACATATCAACATCCACCTCtgacatactgccacctactgttgaggggcagtactaccCCATAAACAAAGTGCactgtgctgattttttttaaatgtaatgacGCTCAAAGGAGGATTGCCCTGGTCTCCCTACCGTGCAGCAGCACACTAAAGGGGTTTGCATACACCCCACTAGTGCCACACACTGGTGTTTGCATCACGCCCCGATATGTGCCggggtgcgagggcccttcagtgctgcttgcagccctagttattactattattgttattataacaATTAGTAGACTTGAATCAATCTTATAAGTCAACattaaaaaatttgttaaaatctattttttcaaatcttttcaGTAGATTCAAATCTATTTTGCTCTGTAAAACTTATAAATGAATTTCAGAGAAATAGTCTGTACAGGGGAGACGGAGCAAAATTCACAAAGGTAAAATAGAGTGCACCTTTACTAGGTAGGTAATCCTTAGTTATAGTGCAACAGATATTGgtaaaaatgttcatgaaataaccacaaatatataaaaatacaaattttaatcaaatttcaaCTGTCAATTTGAACCAATTCTCTCTCTTcttatatatgtatgtgtgtgtgtgtgtgtgtgtgtgtgtgtaagtacCACAGgtctttaaataaaagtcagatTGCCAGTTGATTTCCATATGCAAGGCATGAACGAACATGGACTGAAATCAGCTAGCTTTTAATTGTCGTAAATCTTAACTAAACATTTGGCCTGATGATGTGTCAACGGTCAGAGCTAATGCATAGTTTTGCAAAGTCTTAATGAAGCTTGCTACGTTTGATGATGGCTTAGCCTTATACCATAGTTGAAGTTTAGCTAAATTCTTTAAACCTTTAATTTAATACCAATGCTATGAATCTGTAGGTCAGTCTTCATTACACTGCAAACTGCTTAAAATCTTCAATGCACATACTTATTAAAGACTAAGACAAGAAGCTGCAGAGGGCTTACCTCTGCACCTCCAGTCATTTGCTTTGGCTTGATCAAGGGTTCACATTCTTCAGGCGTCAGAGCCGAGCTTCCCAGGAACAGGCACACTGCCAGGAGAAGAGAGCTGAATCGCAGGTCCATGATGTTGGGCTTCAGAGTAAACCAGGAGATAAAAGACTCTCAGAGTCATTCAGCCTTTTATAGAGAAATGAACGGCTCAGTTACAAGGTTCTTCCAGTATCCACTATCTACACATGGGAGGGGGGGTTCTGGtacagtttgtttttgtaatgcACAAATAAACAGAGCGCTACTATCATTACATGATCACCTCACTCCagccaaaacaaacactgactCATGGACTCACCTTGGGGCTGTGACTTCCTAAAAATCATTGATTACCAGCCCACATATTCTGCACTCAGGTCATAGTTCACGGTAAGGCAAGACAGTGAGAATGTTTAATATGTCTGGGTAAGGGTCCTTATTTTAGAATATTTTGTTGGGGTCTATTAGATAGGACAGccaaaaagagacaggaaatatgagggTAGAGAGTCAGGACAGATCAAACATGTCCCAAGACCGGGACCACATACACAGGACTCAGAGCCTGTTCTACTAACTGAGCTAAATTGGTACCAGATAAGGTtccttattttaaaaatgtaatgtgacAAGGTTCTATGGTGGCCTagaagtgcaatacaaaattacaaagtctgaaacgcTTCTACAAAGCTTGAAATAAATTTACATTAACAAAATTGTTTTTACATGATAGCAAACACTTTAACAAATTATGAAACACATTTGCTAGtacatttttactttcaaataaatgtacaaaactcaaaaactaAAGTCTGACACACTTACAAAGATAAGAAAACGCAgataataatataaaacattcaTTAGCAAAACACTTGTACACATGAcgtaacacatttacatttgacagcaaaattgacaaaattttgATACATTACAAAATCTGAAACACATtgcttgaaacaaatttacattgacaaattacaaatttacaaagtctgaaacacttaacatggttaaaatacatttaaattcacccaaaaaaaaaaaaaaaaaaaattcaaaaaacaaaTCTACATCAGCAAATTGCATTTTACAAAACACATTCACAAAGTCCAggacaaaattacaaaatgttgAAACACTTTAACCaaagctaaaaaacaaacaaacaaacaaacaaaaaaaaaaaacagtaatgcaaacatttttacatctcATCAAACTAACATTAGCAAAACACAACTgagtaaacacatttatattttacaaaacaataCTGTTTACCAATTTACAAATGACGATATCGCACAGAGGGGGAGTGTACATAATGCCAGAAGTCACCCTGGAGTTGGTTTATAGAGATTTCTTATCAGCTTTTTGGTGCAGAGGGGCATTCAGAGTGTCTTCTATGGAGTTCATAGTGAatgagttgtgtttttttttttttttttgtctcatggAAACAACCTGAGACCCTTAATGCAATTCTGTATGTATCTCATGACAACAACGTAAAAAGTGTCAGCGCACTTTGGAAAATGCCGGTTCCACGGAAAAACTCACAGTTACAGAAGCCTTGATGGTTCTCATGGACTCAGACTCTGACAATTCAATTTATGGTATACAGTCGGAAGAATATTCGAGTGACAGTGACGGAGAAAGTGGAGGTGAGGCAGACGGTGGAGGAGGcgggaaaaaaagttaaatgcaGTGGCGGACATGGAGATGGGGGAGACGGCGGCGACTCCAGGGGAACAGAGAGACGCGGTGGCGAACACGGAGATAAGGGAGATGGCGGAGACATTTTTCGTGGCCATGCCAGGGAAAAATAGATGACCAGACGTGGGACAAGACAAAAGGCATTTAGTCGTTATCTGGAAGACAGGAAGTTCAGATTGTGTCTCTTTGGACACGGACTGGAGGGATTTAAGACATAGACCTCGTTCTCAGCTCCCAAATACCAGAGGTACAAGTGGtaagaaattattttgtttggcttttgtataaataaataaatacgtGCATACATGGATAGATACATGCATAGATAGATAAACAAATATattcaaacacacatacacagatagATAAATAGTTAAATACATATACACAGATACACAGATAGATAAATAGTTAAATACATATACACAGATACACAGATAGATAAATAGTTAAATACATATACACAGATAGATAAATAGgtaaataaatatattcatacacacatacacagataaatggataaatacatacatacacagaTAGATGTTCATATGATTATTTACAGATCAAACAAAGCAACAAGGAAGAAAACACGGTCGAACACGAGGGCGTGGTGCAGCCAGTCAACAAGCGAGGGCCCCTGACCATCATCCAGCTGCAGTTCCCGGACCTAGTATGAGTGGCTTGAAAAGGACTAGCAACCAGTAATATTCCTTTCACTCAGAGCCCTGGGCCTGTCAATGCGGCTGGAGCTCTTGATTCAGAGCAGCCAGTTGATTTTGCAGAGTTGTTTATTTCTGATGAACTTGTGCAGAACATTGTTGACCAGACTAGCCTATAAGCAGATCAGTGTAATTCAAGCTGAAACTGATGCCTCACATCATGCTCGTATTCATGCATGGAAACCAGTAACAGTGTCAGAAATGAAAACCTTCCTGGGGCTGTTTTTTCTTACTGGTATCACTCGTAAGCCTGACCTTGAAATGTACTGGTCAACAGATGAAATGTTAGCTAACCCCGACTTCAGCAAGTGCATGTCTCACAAcagatttgaaaatatttggCGATTTCTTCCCTTCAGTGATAACAAATCAAGGCCAACCAACAGTCAGGACAAGCTTTACATAGTCCGCCCCGTTCTAGATTACCTTCTATCTAAATTTTGAGAAATGTATCAACACAAACATTTGCATTGATGAGGGAGTACTTCTATGGCGTGGGCGCCTGGCTTTCAAGGTGTACAATCCCCAAACACCTATCAAATATGGTATCAAGTCCTACATTATTTGTGTCTCTGAGACAGGGTACTGTTTTAATATAAAACCCTACTGTGGAGAAAGTGCTCCACTAGGAGACACAGTCGTCTCTCTTCTTGACCGTCTAGCAGGTCATGGCTACAGGTTGATCATGGACAACTGTTACAACTCTGTTGCCCTGTGTGAGCGCCTTCTTGACCTGAATAACCATGTCTGTGGCACCCTTAGAAAGAACAGAGGTGAGCCATCAGTTATTTGCGAGCTTGGAAATGCTGACCTCAGGAGAGAGGGAACACCAGTTGTTCGTCACaaagaaaatgtcatggtcttaGCTTGGCGAGACAAACAGTGAAAATAGTGACAACATTCCATCAGAACAACATGGAGAACATCCTGGTATGGCAAAAAGGCCACAGAGAGAAGGTTCAGAAGCAAAAGCAAGCTTGTCTTGTTGAATGCAACAATGCAATGAATGGAGTTGACAAATTAGACCAAAACATTGCGTACTACCCCTTTGTCAGGAAGTCTCACAAGTGGTCAAAGAAAATGGTTACATATTTGTTTGAAATCAGCTTGTTCAATGCTTTTGGGCTTTACAAAACTATAACCCCACACGGCAAATGCAGCTCTCTGCTGTCATTCATTCAGAGTGTTGTATAGTCATGGACCAGCCAAGAACCAGTGAGACAGGCTGGTCTGGAAAGTGATGCTGAAGAGGTCAGGGATGCCCCTCTAGCTCAGAAGACCCCAAGAGCACCTTACAACACTGACCCTAGGAGGAGACTGGATGCCAATTTTGCAGCCCATCCACTTGTCCCCATCCTGCCAACACCGAAAAAAACAGCACCCCACCAGAAGATGCAGGGGTTGCAAAAGGAGACCTCATTCTACTGCAAAGGCTGTGGTGTCCCCTTACACTCTGGTGAATACTACACAGTCTACCATTCAAAGGCACATTATAATGCTTGAACAAACAACAATCACAATAAATCAATCCTAATCACAATCAGCCTTTCATAGTGTtgacataaatatatttataaatatattttgtgcATTTGTTTCTTGTCCATTTGTTTTGGTTGAAATGAGCAATATgaatgtgtttataaaaaaggCTGAATTGATGAATTGGAtgaattattattgatttttgtaaatatgtaaagTTGATAAGAAATCCGGTGCTTAGGAGATGTTTTGTGTAAAGTTTGATGTAAAGTTTTGGTGACCCCTAACATTTTGGGTAATGTTGGGATATCTTCAgcccaaaaataataataattattattattattctgttttgttattttgaataCATTGTTACTATTTTAAATGagaaagagtcaaaaatgtaaatctcaCATCAGTTTTATCTTCATAATGAATGTCTTTGATAAAAAAgctattttctcagtttttttgttcaaaatgtcttttttcatgaaaatgaccAATATTCAAATGTTGATGACTCAAGAACGAATGAAGATAGAACAAAATAGTTCAAagtagtttttttgtgtttaaaagctGAAGTTCTGTTCTTTGGTTTGATGTATTCAGTCTCACATACCTCTAACAACATTTTCAATAGACCTTCAAAGATTAGTGGGTATGATCGAAAAGGCTGGCGCTGGCTGGCAACTTATTATTAACACTCTGGCGGGGAAAGAGTTAACTTTGCCTCCGCTCAGGTAAAACTTATTCTTGCATtgcaaatgttttgtaaaatgcacatttgtttcaggtttttaaaaagtgtttcagattttgtaatttttgaatTGGACTAGCAAcgttttttacttatttaaataaaaaattataaaaatgttttgtgaaatgtaaatttgattgaagtttgagttatttgtttaaagtttaaatattttgcattgaactttcatgaatattttttgaaaaactttCTTTGGGCATTTGTAAAGGTGTTTTGTTAATGTAATGTTTaataatgaaatgtaaaaatgttttcattaatgtaaatttgtttcaagttttgaaCAAGTGTTACAGACTTTGTAAATTTCTATGGCCTTTTTGtgaatttgtttatttaaagtgtaGATATTTAGTGTTTTTCTATCTTTGTGGGAGATACTGGAGAGGAGTGAATAACAGTAATCTAATCTGGAAAAGATGAAAGTGTGAATGAGCTTTTCCAGGCCCTGATGagccagttttgtttttattttggagatgGTACATAGTTGATAGAAGCAAGATTTTACAACTGTTTTCATGTGAGGATCAAATGAGAGATTATTGTCAAATAGCACACCTAAATCTGTTATTCTGTatttaatgtaatgtaattcTGTGTTTTGTAAAACCAGAACTGAAACTGAACCTTGCGGTACACCACAGGCAGTGgtggaggtagaggaggagtgaTTACCTATGGTGACTGCAAAGGTTTGCTCtaaaagataagaataaaaccagctaaGTTCAGTGTCTCTGATGCCCACCCAGTTTGTAAGAGGCTCTATTAAAATACTGTGGTCAATGGTGTCAAATGCTGCACTTAGATCTAGTAGAATTAAAATGGCTCCCACCCCTCTATCAGCGGCTAAAAATGAATCATTGGCCACCTTGAGGAGGGTGGTGGCCTGCTCTCAAGCCAGACTGGATGTTAAAAACATAACCTGTGagacataaaagataaaagctgtGTAGAAACCGCCTACTCTAAAACTTCAGATAATAAGGGAAACTTTGAAATGGGtctaaaatgattaaaatcagaGGGGTCAAGTTGGGTGTCTTTAAAGAGGTTGGACCACAGagtgtttaaaaacagagaggaCCTTCTGCCAAGGAACTATTAATGACATAAAATACTGGCTCTAACCATGttaaaaacctctttgagaaaCTTGGTGGGAATAAAATTGAGGCTGCACGTAGTTGGCTTCATGTGGGATAGAATTTCAGCTAAAAATTACAGAGACACTGGTTCAAGACTactaaaatgagaaaaaatctTTCTCCCTGGGTTAATATATGGGCTGGGGGTGTGATATTTTCCCTACTGTCCTTTACTTTGTCgttaaaagaaactaaaaacgTCTCACATAATTCACAAGAAGCATGAATACATCTACATCCACACTTTCTCTGTATTTGTTCAAGAAAAAGACACGCCACGCCTGACTTTGTTAGAAGTCACTTtctgtttcctttattttcacagttaTAGTTGGAAACATAAATTTCTGAACTTCATTGCCTCAGCTCAAGATTGACTTCTTAGGCTTCTTCACTGTTGCCAGtgttgttgccatggttactGCCACTCTTACTGGTATAGTCACAAAAGGCTGTAAAGAAATAGGAAGAGCAAGTATTTAGTTTCTCTGAAATCACACAACCTAATTTCATGGTTTTCAGGTTTACTTACGATCATTCTCTTTATAGTGGAAACTTGGTTCTCCTTTGAAACCGAGACACCATGCCTGCTTCTTGAAATGTTCAATATGTTTGTCATCAAGTCTAACTCCTCTTGCTGTGAgtaaaaagagaataaaatggaattaaaataaataattctatctaactgagtgtgtgtctctctgGCTTTCTCGTCCTACCCATCAAGTAGAGCGCCCTATAGCCTTTGACATCCTGGATGCTTTGGGCGGGTCCGGTTTTAAGGTGAAGCAAATTGTCAGTGTTTCTGCTGTTGACCATGTAGAGCAGACAGTCCTGGCAGGTTGGTAGGGAAGTGTATGTGCAGGTGAAGTTGGACTCTGGTGATAGAATCATAGTTACaccatattaaaaaaacactttcaccCTTACTACTGCAGCTTCTGGGACCCTGAGCCATGCAGTGGCCCATGGAGATTAGCAAAGACATGGCCCGTCCTTAACTGAAGCCATTATTACCTTTACTTTAAA comes from Cheilinus undulatus linkage group 16, ASM1832078v1, whole genome shotgun sequence and encodes:
- the LOC121524547 gene encoding uncharacterized protein LOC121524547 yields the protein MDLRFSSLLLAVCLFLGSSALTPEECEPLIKPKQMTGGAEFHGKMHTIMGYTDHKDLNAILKIMQSSWMNVTQGPAGPNDLAMIQRNRMNGTCYSSKAKVSISVEDGVAHMEMGNITTKSNSLPACEGCMVSSVNYTFTDLPRTLQKLGMSSILDENAEEMNHARAIYLMTNKSTVEESDIEQFKKQAGCLGFTGEPDFHYNSEHELCAENEGDEVEF